gtgtTTGTGTTTTCTCATAACTTCAGGTTGAAGATGATtgtacgataggggtacgatagtggtTCGACGTTGGTACGATAGTTTGTGTTTTCTGataacttgaggttgaagatgaaggtacgatagggtacgatattgggtacgatgtgtgcccgatattgggaacaaattgttgtgttgttatattccgatggtgtacgatgtgaggtacgatggtgcacgataatgttatagttcctgttttttttttcagtGGTGTCTGATATGgtgcgatagtgtccgatagttgctcgatagtagATTGCAGAATATAAAGTTTGATGATTTTTtgtgttattctatttaattgggtatttatttgttttatgcagaatttaagacctccacaactgatagttccagtagAAGAACATTTTACAGGACGTATCACTTGGCGCGGCAGTTGGTACTTTCCAAAaattaaagcaaaatttatatagtgtggtttattggatagggtgaaggaatcccctttcaaacagttcttcatggcagaaccattaaatttttctgatgccttagtccatcagctgttgttgcacaaattcagaggggagaaaactgacgaagtccagttttatattgggaaaaaatgatgtagatttagccaattggagttcgctttagttactggtttaaatttcgaggccggaccgtctgaagctgagattaaagcgaagaccacttcggatcggttgattcttgagtacttcaatggtcattccccagtgagcatagggcaactgcgcagaacttttgagagttgtcaaatagttgatgatgtgtacaagatGGGTTTGTGTTTATTAGTAGAGGGTGTTTTGAAAGGTCGTGAGGAGAAGTTGATGGTTTGGACTGACATGCTGAAGATGATAGATGACGTTGACTTCTTTTTCCAGTACCCGTGGGGGAAGATATCATAGCAGAAGTTGTTATAAACTTGTCAAAAAGATTTTGTAgaaatgaagaagcatttacagaagaagattgagaaaggaaagactcagaaggaggccaagtactctatttatgggtatgctgcaacattgcagtattgggcttttgagtccatcattgagttgggtcaGGATTATGCTATGAGATTGGGCCAAGGCATTCCAAGAATGATCAACTGGCAGAGCAAGGAGAAAGTAGAGATACACAAAGAGCAACTTATTAacttgtttgccaaaaaggtgagcttttactttactttttaaatattttgaatgttctatatttttttctagatatgcaattCTATGGGTACTGCACGATAGGAATATGATAGGGTATGATTTGAGTACGATTGTGgggttattttgtggttttttgtcaACTGTTTGAAAACTAGCTAAGGGGTACGATTTGGTACGATGATTGTCCGATTGGGGTACGATATGTATTCTTTATTAATGTAGTTGTAGAGGTACGATATTGGTACGAtgttgtacgatgatggtacaatagttagcaagtaattctcacttatgggtacgatattgttatgttatgggtacgatatgggtaagataattgcatgatatgggtacgatatggtacgATAATTGCATGATATGGATACGATATGGTACGATTGAGGTACGATTgtggtacgattggggtacgataggtTACCATTGTTCACCGATgacaattacttattttttatattgttttactttccaatctaaatattcattgtttttggtggcagttgacagtatacccctacctgtgtgcccgacctgctgaagaatagtatgtgaggacccttacagacaatgaagcctcattgtatgtggacatggggttagaggaactagaggtgggtgccgatggacagcctacacaggaagccttacagagccaggctgaaaagcttgctgaaaagttagttgagcaagcagaagcagcaaatatttttaaggaggttTCACCACCTCCAGCACCTGAGGCAcctgaggttcccccatcagcaTCTCATGCCAGCACCTCCTCCCAAGCTGAGCAACCAGGCTACTCTATGATTTTAGCCAAGTTGGAAAATGTTGAAGGGCAACGAAGTGCCCTTATTAAAGGTCAGTCCGAGATCTTGGGTCAATTGCAGAAGCTGATGACAATGATGGAAGATCTTAGTAGGCCAGCTCCAGATCCACACCCTCAGTCCACTGAAGAAGGCCCTCGGTCTCCTGTAgatgaagacattctccctaacgattacaaacctgatgatgtagatgatcacatttttcgcacaccagaggataggcaaattactgtaatcggagatactgaagattctgaagtacaattcttagacatagctccaccagcatcggagaagaggagagaaagaaagaggcctaggtggttcgatgagtacactgcaatgaagaaaaggaataagaaatcgaagacagcagtgaatgtggatccattgagggttgttgatggtaaattacttatgacctttcacaagtggttgcttggcaccattgggaataaatatccgagggaatgcttctcagagacacacgatgctgcttggttcctgaaactgcatactccgaggacatggctttctgactctgtaagttttctataacttcataattaaagaatgttgaaaatttatttaaatgtttctatatgtagtggtacgatataggtacgattggtgtacgatggtagtacgataattataagtgtcaaattataaactgtttatattgtcaatggtacgatggtggtacgacattagcacgataggggtacgatataatttgttaagtagttactattatcatcataattttagaatttgtagtgggacgatataggtacgatggtagtacgataatagTTAGTTTTAAATTGTTAACTTACTTTGTCaatggtacgatgatggtacgacagtgggacgctagtgggtacgatggtgtataatactgtagtttttgccataaaggtacgatgatggtacgacattagcacgatatgggtacgatagaaggttttattgttgttatttagttactatattcatgtacGATTAGGGTACGATtatggtacgattggggtacgatagttactatattcatgtctgatagatttttgtttatttattttggtacgataatgtggttactgacttaattttcctttaatgtagcatttagatGCAGCATTCCATCTCATGAGGAGGCGTCTACAATTTTATCCTGACGTGTACCCtcagaactgtgttgttatgcctacaatttttcccGAATCATTGAAGGCTCGGGGGGATGCTTTTCCAGGTTCTGACTACTCTAGCTTTAGTTGGGATGACAGTATATTGGACCTGGTTAGGGGTGATACAGTCCAGTTCTTACCGAGTTGGCAGAACAAGGAGTTCATTTATTTTGCCCTCTTCTTGAAAGACCAATTGCATTGGGTAGCTGTAGAGGCAGACCTGAATGGGTGGATGTTCAACATCTTTGACTCCAGTATTGGATCAATTTCCGAAAACGATTTGATTAGTTTGATGGTTAACTGGTGTACCATTTTCCCGTCGGTCTTGCGACAGTCCGGTTTATTTGAGAACCATGACGTTATACTCGTGCCTCAGTTGACAGCATCAGAGAGCCAGGTCAGACCCTTCGATTGGAAACTCACTCCACATGAATTCGTACCGCAAACAAAATCCaggtgaactttattaaatatcacatattaattattatttcttaattacaaaactttattaaattattgtttattttctaatgcagtggcgattgcagatgttacgtaattgagcatatttaagcttctacaactaccatttgataatgtaactgacaataatatgaaattttttaggcaaaggtggtgtgtagacttattctaccaaaacttatgttgaacgatcttaatttttttgaattgtataatttttttgattgctctttttgtaattactacattttaatgtgtTTAATCTTTGTAATCGTACTATCATCGATCactatcgtactctatcgtacccTCACATGTCTCACAAATTTCACGAAACTGTACTGAAATCATACCATCGTACCATTATCGGACCaatatcgtacattatcgtaccctaatgtcgtacattaactatcgtactacatcgaacaacgtcgtaccatattgtaagatacatttaaataatcataCAACAAACGATATCGTGCATTGTCGTACCGACATCGTGCACTAtcggaccaacactggattattaCATATTAAAGagtgttgactgtgattttagccaacgacgtgagaacgtcaaatacgacaagccttcaagagaatataaacgacaacagacagtttaatcaatgaaaataaataacacgagatttttatagtggttcagccccgatagtcagtaatagcctaatccacttagagattttattattgtattcacacttaagatcagatgaaccagtgtcaactgagtttcttcagtgcaaatattccagaatacaaaaaggggttctctccagaaaaacacactttctctctctagaacacataTTTACTCTtaatttgccaaaagtccttttacgattcTCCCAACCCTCTATTCATaggcctgggattctcaactgacatcccctttagatagggatattttattattcaccttatatttatattacaataaatgtttaaaatacaactgatccctaaattcgagtgaggagtgagagattcccgggtgcctagaccaattctcactgaagtcgtttcggggagtttgacgtagtctcacatgcatgttgattactccttcgagCTTTCCGTGGGCCAAAGGTGGTATACGCATGGCTCTTCTCGGACCAAAAGCCATGCAAGtctggctctcctcggaccaaggcgGTCCGAGCCAACTTCTTTTGCACCTTACCTCGAATAAGTCCGAGGTAACCTCCTCCatgtcatgtccgatcggacatgacgGCCTTCTCTTCGGTCTAAGGTGTTCCAAACCATCCTCTTTAGCATTTCACCTCGGTTAAGTCCGAGCCTATTTCCTtccatcaaggtccgatcggaccttgtagtcttctcctcggaccaaggtggtccgagccatccttttcatgccttctcctcggacaagtccgaggcatctCTCCCATGGCacttcacctcggacaagtccgaggcatctCTCTCCTTTCCATCTTCACCTATGCCCGATCAGACATGATGTGGTTTTCCCTTGACTGAAACCTAAGTCCCAAtccttggcttgcatgggacctCTTTCCCTTAGCCTTCTTACCTCGGATGGATCCGAGCCAATCACCCAGGAAACCTACCTCAGACACGTTCGATCCAAGCATTTGGGAGGCTCACCTCGGACACATCCGAGCCAAATACTTGAGAAGCTcccaagctaaggtccgatcggacctctaTCCCTTGAGTTTAAATCCAAACCCCTCCTTTGAGCTCCTTGGACTTGGATTTAAACCAATCAATTGGGTCTTCAAattggggtctgagccaagcactccttagaccaaatattctcccCGGTCGagtgtatttgacttgactatgTATCCCTCAAGCAGTCCAacttcttaactgatgtattgggctattgctaggccagatcacccaactaactcatgccatgtgttaattttattgccacatcattcttttcaaatttttgggataacaaagagtttcataatggagaaaaaaacagaaaaaaacctgcaaaatccagcacataacaaatattactagttcaagcagaaataaaacataataggtcaactagaatacaaacaaaacaatttaacctcggtacttgcaagacgctttgttgtgccatttaccaccacacttgctacaacatcgttgtatcacaaccttgtctccattagaaggatatcgatttttcctaattcgtctgaccttttgcttcttcggtcggcctataggtttcttctcaatcggtactccaacttggatgttcttaatgtctttaggcaattcccaatcatcctcatcaccaactggcaTAATTGTCCCCTCATATGTGCTCTTCCAACACTCTCTTGTGTAATACTGAGAGCACAATGCGTACATGC
The Humulus lupulus chromosome 6, drHumLupu1.1, whole genome shotgun sequence DNA segment above includes these coding regions:
- the LOC133785643 gene encoding uncharacterized protein LOC133785643 — translated: MGLEELEVGADGQPTQEALQSQAEKLAEKLVEQAEAANIFKEVSPPPAPEAPEVPPSASHASTSSQAEQPGYSMILAKLENVEGQRSALIKGQSEILGQLQKLMTMMEDLSRPAPDPHPQSTEEGPRSPVDEDILPNDYKPDDVDDHIFRTPEDRQITVIGDTEDSEVQFLDIAPPASEKRRERKRPRWFDEYTAMKKRNKKSKTAVNVDPLRVVDGKLLMTFHKWLLGTIGNKYPRECFSETHDAAWFLKLHTPRTWLSDSHLDAAFHLMRRRLQFYPDVYPQNCVVMPTIFPESLKARGDAFPGSDYSSFSWDDSILDLVRGDTVQFLPSWQNKEFIYFALFLKDQLHWVAVEADLNGWMFNIFDSSIGSISENDLISLMVNWCTIFPSVLRQSGLFENHDVILVPQLTASESQVRPFDWKLTPHEFVPQTKSR